Part of the Streptomyces sp. RFCAC02 genome is shown below.
GGCAGCTCGGGCGGCGGCAGCAGCGTGACGGTCCCCTCCGCCACCTTCTCCGGCAACGCCCGCGGCGGGCGCTTCACCACGATCTGACCCACGTGAACCCCCCGAGGCCCAACGGCCCGCCCGCCACCGGCCGGGCCGATCCACCTGCTGATCGACGCGTGCCCGATCCTAGAGGGACCCACTGACACCACAGCGGGTAGGGTGGCGGCCGCAGTCCGTGCCCGGGGAGGGGAGACACTGTCGTGAGCACGACCGCAGCCGCCGGATTCTGCCGCGTCACCATCGCGGCCCCCACCAGCCGTATCGACGTCGCCCTGCCCGAGGACGTGCCGCTGGCCGACCTGTACCCCGAGGTCCTCCGGCTCACCGGGGAGGCGCCGGAGCCCGGCGCCCCCGTCGGCTACCACCTGGTCCGCCGCGACGGCACCGTCCTCGACAGCGCCCGCACCCTCGGCGGCCAGCGCGTCCTGGACGGGGACGTCCTCGTCATGCGGCCGTTCGCCGACTCGCTGCCGCCCCCCGTGCACGACGACGTGACCGACGCCATCGCCGAGGCCGTCACCCGCGACCGCCGCCTCTGGAACGAACAACTCCTGCGCGCCGCCGGCCTCGCCGCCGCCGGGATCCTCGGCGCCCTCACCGCCGCCGTCCTGTGGACCGGCGAACCCGAGCGCCACGCCATGCACGGCCTCCCCGGCCTCACCGCCGCCGTCCTGGCCGTCCTGTTCACGGCCTTCGCCGCCGTCCGCGCCCGGGTCTACGACGACACCGCCGCGGCCGTCGCCCTCGGCCTCGCCGCCCTCCCGCACGCCCTCGTCGCAGGCACCGGTGCCCTCCCCCTCGACCCGGGACACGGCGTCGGACGCCTCGAACTCCTCCTCGGCCTCCTCGCCGTCTTCCTCCTCTCCCTCGTCCTCGCCGCCGTGGTGCCGGCGGCGTCCGCCTGGTTCACCGCCACCGCGGCGGGCGCCGGAGCCGCGGCGCTGGCCACGTTCGCCGTCACCGTCGCCGACGCGCGCCCCGAGACAGCCGCGGCCGTCTGCGTCCCCGTCGCGCTCGGCGCCGTCGCGTTCCTGCCGGCCCTCACCGCCAGCATCGTCCGCCTCCCCATCGGCTACACCGCGCCCCGCCCCGGCTACGAGCCCGACGACCACGCCGCGTCCCCGCAGCGCGCCGACCCGCTCGACACCGCCCGCATCGCCGCCCAGGCCCGCCGCGGCCATCAGCTCCTCCTCGGCCTCACCGGCGGCTGCGCCCTGCTGGCCACCGGCGCCTCCGCCGTCCTCGGCTTCTCGGGAGACGGCTGGGGCCGGCTCCTCGCCCTCGCCGCCGGGCTCGCCCTCCTCACCCGCGCCCGACTCTTCCGCTACGCGGTGCAGGTCACCGTCCTCCTGTGCGGCGGGCTCGTCACCCTCGCGCTCCTCGTCGTCGGCTACGCGACCGACCCCGCCGCCACGGGCGACCCCGCGCTGCGCACCCTGTGGCTCGCCGTGGCGCTCACCGCCGCCGTCGGTATGATCGTCGCCGTCGCGCTGATCGTCCCGCGCGTGGGCCTCACACCGTT
Proteins encoded:
- the eccD gene encoding type VII secretion integral membrane protein EccD, with amino-acid sequence MSTTAAAGFCRVTIAAPTSRIDVALPEDVPLADLYPEVLRLTGEAPEPGAPVGYHLVRRDGTVLDSARTLGGQRVLDGDVLVMRPFADSLPPPVHDDVTDAIAEAVTRDRRLWNEQLLRAAGLAAAGILGALTAAVLWTGEPERHAMHGLPGLTAAVLAVLFTAFAAVRARVYDDTAAAVALGLAALPHALVAGTGALPLDPGHGVGRLELLLGLLAVFLLSLVLAAVVPAASAWFTATAAGAGAAALATFAVTVADARPETAAAVCVPVALGAVAFLPALTASIVRLPIGYTAPRPGYEPDDHAASPQRADPLDTARIAAQARRGHQLLLGLTGGCALLATGASAVLGFSGDGWGRLLALAAGLALLTRARLFRYAVQVTVLLCGGLVTLALLVVGYATDPAATGDPALRTLWLAVALTAAVGMIVAVALIVPRVGLTPFWGRILDITEGAVLLSLIPLCLAVLDVYAGARGLTSA